One Mycobacterium kubicae genomic window carries:
- a CDS encoding MBL fold metallo-hydrolase: protein MQVTSVGHAGFLIQTQAGSILCDPWVNPAYFASWFPFPDNSTLDWDALGDCDYLYVSHLHKDHFDAKHLAAHVNKDAVVLLPDFPVPDLRVELEKLGFHRFYETTDSVKHELSGPKGDLEIMIIALRAPADGPIGDSALVVSDGTTTVFNMNDARPVELDVLAADFGHIDVHLLQYSGAIWYPMVYDMPERAKTSFATQKRQRQMDRARQYIGQVGATWVVPSAGPPCFLDPQLRHLNDDCNDPANIFPDQMVFLAQMRAHGHDRGLLLIPGSTADFTGSTLNSLDHPMPEDQVEAIFTTGKAAYIADYAERMAPVLAAEKAGWAPATGEPLLEPLRALFEPIMLQSNEICDGIGYPVELVIGPESVILDFPKRAVRERIPDEKVRYGFEIAPELVRTVLRDDEPDWVNTIFLSTRFKAWRVGGYNEYLYTFFKCLSDERIAYADGWFAETHDDAATITLDGWEIQRRCPHLKADLSKFGVVEGDTLTCNLHGWQWRLEDGRCLTTRGHELRSNRA from the coding sequence GTGCAGGTCACCAGCGTCGGCCACGCCGGCTTTCTGATTCAGACCCAGGCGGGCAGCATTCTGTGCGACCCCTGGGTCAACCCGGCGTACTTCGCCTCCTGGTTCCCCTTCCCGGACAACAGCACCCTGGATTGGGACGCACTGGGTGACTGCGATTACCTCTACGTCTCGCATCTGCACAAGGACCACTTCGACGCCAAGCATCTGGCGGCGCACGTCAACAAGGACGCTGTCGTCCTGCTCCCGGACTTTCCGGTGCCCGATCTGCGAGTCGAGTTGGAGAAGCTGGGTTTCCACCGCTTCTACGAGACCACCGATTCGGTTAAGCACGAGCTGAGCGGGCCAAAAGGCGATCTCGAGATCATGATCATCGCGCTGCGCGCCCCGGCCGACGGGCCGATCGGTGACTCGGCGCTGGTGGTCTCCGACGGCACGACGACGGTGTTCAACATGAACGACGCGCGGCCCGTCGAGCTGGACGTGTTGGCCGCCGACTTCGGACACATCGACGTGCACCTGCTGCAGTACTCCGGGGCGATCTGGTACCCGATGGTCTACGACATGCCCGAACGCGCCAAGACGTCATTCGCCACCCAGAAGCGGCAGCGACAGATGGACCGCGCCCGGCAATACATCGGCCAAGTCGGGGCCACCTGGGTGGTGCCCTCGGCGGGTCCGCCGTGCTTCCTAGACCCGCAATTGCGCCATCTCAACGACGACTGCAACGATCCGGCCAACATCTTTCCCGACCAGATGGTGTTCCTGGCTCAGATGCGCGCGCACGGGCACGACCGCGGCCTGTTGCTCATCCCCGGGTCGACCGCCGATTTCACCGGGTCGACGCTGAACTCGCTGGACCACCCCATGCCCGAGGACCAGGTCGAAGCCATCTTCACTACCGGCAAGGCCGCCTACATCGCCGACTACGCCGAGCGCATGGCACCGGTGCTGGCGGCGGAGAAGGCCGGCTGGGCACCGGCTACCGGTGAACCGCTGCTGGAGCCGCTGCGCGCATTGTTCGAACCGATCATGTTGCAGAGCAACGAGATCTGCGACGGCATCGGCTACCCGGTCGAATTGGTCATCGGACCAGAAAGCGTCATCCTTGACTTTCCGAAACGGGCTGTGCGCGAACGAATTCCCGACGAGAAGGTGCGCTACGGATTCGAGATCGCACCCGAGCTGGTACGAACCGTGTTGCGCGACGACGAACCCGACTGGGTCAACACCATATTCTTGTCCACCCGATTCAAGGCCTGGCGAGTCGGCGGCTACAACGAATACCTGTACACCTTCTTCAAGTGCCTGAGCGACGAACGCATCGCCTACGCCGACGGTTGGTTCGCCGAAACACACGACGACGCCGCGACCATCACCTTGGACGGGTGGGAGATTCAGCGTCGCTGCCCACACCTGAAAGCGGACTTGTCGAAATTCGGTGTGGTCGAAGGCGATACCTTGACCTGCAATCTGCATGGCTGGCAATGGCGCTTGGAAGACGGGCGCTGCCTCACCACGCGCGGACATGAGCTCCGGAGCAACCGGGCGTGA
- a CDS encoding phytoene desaturase family protein, with the protein MSDFDAVVIGAGHNGLAAALLLQRAGLRTVCLESKRYAGGMASTVELFDGYHFEIAGSVQFPTAPVVRQELGLDTLPTIDLDVMSVALRGVGDDPMVQYSDPIKLFTHLNEVHGADAVNGMAGLMAWAQAPTRALGRFEAGAPPKTLDEMYACATNEFERSAITEMLFGSVTDVLDRYLPDREKHGALRGSMTVLAVNTLYRGPATPGSAAALAFGLGVPDGDTMQMKKLRGGIGALTAHLADALVSGGGEIRLRTKVTEILVEAGKVNGVRTEAGETLTAPIVISAIAPDATLNDLIDPAALPGDVRERYARIDHRGSYLQMHFALEEAPAFTAPYESLNDPSMQASIGIFCTPEEVQQQWEDCRRGIVPADPTVVLQIPSQNDPGLAPAGKHAASAFALWFPIEGNADYGQAKIDMGQRVIDKITRLAPNFAGSIIRHTTFTPKHMGVMFGAPGGDYCHGLFHSDQIGPNRPGPKGFLGQPLPIEGLYLGSAGCHGGPGITFIPGYNAGRAALAHA; encoded by the coding sequence ATGTCTGATTTCGATGCCGTGGTGATCGGCGCAGGACATAACGGGCTGGCCGCGGCGCTGCTGCTGCAGCGGGCGGGCCTGCGGACAGTGTGCTTGGAATCCAAGCGCTATGCCGGCGGAATGGCTTCTACCGTCGAGCTTTTCGACGGCTATCACTTCGAGATCGCCGGCTCGGTGCAATTCCCGACCGCCCCGGTGGTCCGGCAGGAGCTCGGTCTGGACACCCTGCCCACGATCGACCTGGACGTGATGTCGGTGGCGTTACGGGGTGTGGGCGATGATCCGATGGTCCAGTACAGCGACCCGATCAAACTGTTCACCCACCTCAACGAGGTGCACGGCGCTGACGCGGTCAACGGCATGGCGGGGCTCATGGCCTGGGCGCAGGCGCCGACCCGGGCCCTGGGCCGATTCGAGGCCGGCGCACCGCCCAAGACGCTCGATGAGATGTACGCCTGCGCGACAAACGAATTCGAGCGCTCGGCCATCACCGAAATGCTGTTCGGTTCGGTCACCGACGTCCTGGACCGCTATCTGCCCGACCGGGAGAAGCACGGCGCGTTGCGCGGATCCATGACCGTACTGGCGGTCAACACTCTGTACCGCGGGCCGGCCACCCCGGGCAGTGCGGCAGCGCTCGCGTTCGGGCTCGGCGTCCCCGACGGGGACACCATGCAGATGAAGAAGTTGCGCGGTGGTATCGGCGCGCTGACCGCACACTTGGCCGACGCCCTGGTCAGCGGCGGTGGGGAGATTCGGTTGCGCACCAAGGTGACCGAGATCCTCGTCGAGGCCGGCAAGGTCAACGGGGTACGCACCGAGGCCGGGGAGACCTTGACCGCTCCCATCGTCATCTCCGCGATCGCGCCTGACGCGACCCTCAACGACCTGATCGACCCCGCGGCGCTGCCCGGCGACGTCCGGGAGCGCTACGCGCGCATCGACCACCGCGGCAGCTACCTGCAGATGCACTTCGCGCTCGAGGAGGCGCCCGCCTTCACTGCGCCGTACGAATCACTGAACGACCCGAGTATGCAGGCATCGATCGGGATCTTCTGCACGCCCGAAGAAGTCCAGCAGCAGTGGGAAGACTGCCGTCGGGGTATCGTGCCGGCCGACCCGACCGTCGTGTTGCAGATTCCCTCGCAGAACGATCCCGGCCTCGCGCCCGCGGGTAAGCACGCCGCCTCGGCGTTCGCGCTGTGGTTCCCGATCGAAGGCAACGCCGACTACGGGCAGGCGAAGATCGATATGGGGCAGCGAGTGATCGACAAGATCACCCGACTGGCACCGAATTTCGCCGGCAGCATCATCCGGCACACCACCTTCACGCCCAAGCACATGGGTGTCATGTTCGGCGCTCCCGGCGGTGACTACTGCCACGGTCTGTTCCACTCGGACCAGATCGGACCCAACCGGCCCGGCCCGAAAGGCTTTCTCGGCCAACCCCTTCCGATCGAAGGTCTCTACCTGGGCAGCGCCGGCTGCCATGGCGGCCCAGGCATCACGTTCATTCCCGGATACAACGCCGGCCGGGCGGCGCTGGCGCACGCGTGA
- a CDS encoding TetR/AcrR family transcriptional regulator, producing MVRPAQTVRSERTREALRQAALVRFLAQGVEDTSAEQIASDAGVSLRTFYRHFSSKHDLLFADYTGLNWFRAALDARPADEPIIDSVQSAIFAFPYDVEAVAKIATLRGGELDPGRIVRHIREVQADFADAIQEQLQRRSCAAQSAPDTRLHFTVTARCIAAAVFGAMEAWMLGSDRSLGELARVCHVALESLRGGISDTWTSGPVSS from the coding sequence ATGGTCCGGCCGGCGCAGACGGTGCGCAGCGAACGCACCCGGGAGGCGCTGCGCCAGGCGGCGCTGGTGCGGTTCCTGGCCCAAGGGGTGGAAGACACATCGGCCGAACAGATCGCCTCCGACGCCGGAGTGTCACTGCGCACCTTCTATCGCCACTTCAGTTCCAAGCACGATCTGTTGTTTGCCGATTACACCGGACTCAACTGGTTTCGCGCCGCGCTGGATGCCCGACCGGCCGATGAACCGATCATCGATTCGGTGCAGTCGGCGATCTTCGCCTTCCCGTACGACGTTGAGGCCGTGGCCAAAATCGCCACCCTGCGCGGTGGCGAGCTGGACCCGGGCCGGATCGTCCGGCACATCCGCGAGGTCCAGGCCGACTTCGCCGACGCGATCCAGGAGCAGCTGCAACGACGTAGCTGCGCGGCGCAGTCAGCACCGGACACGCGGCTGCACTTCACGGTGACCGCACGTTGCATCGCCGCGGCGGTGTTCGGAGCGATGGAAGCCTGGATGCTCGGCAGTGACCGGTCCCTGGGCGAATTGGCGCGGGTGTGTCACGTGGCGCTGGAATCGTTGCGCGGGGGCATCTCCGACACCTGGACCAGCGGCCCAGTTTCGTCATAA
- a CDS encoding DUF2834 domain-containing protein — MVSLLVHAVLGIAVVSWIVASNAKVFARPDGQAWFSPLELVYYVVGIASVALGWYFNIRFVREYAHGSTNPIWGPGSWADYIRLMFTNPAAGSASQDYTIANVILLPLFSIVDGYRRGLRRPWLYFVASLFTSFAFAFAFYFATIERQHRHAQPRQTVDA; from the coding sequence ATGGTTTCGCTTCTCGTCCATGCAGTGCTCGGTATCGCTGTGGTGAGTTGGATTGTGGCGTCCAACGCGAAGGTGTTCGCCCGACCGGACGGCCAAGCCTGGTTCTCGCCGCTGGAGTTGGTCTACTACGTCGTCGGCATCGCGTCGGTCGCGCTGGGCTGGTACTTCAACATCCGCTTCGTCCGCGAGTACGCGCACGGGTCCACCAATCCGATCTGGGGCCCCGGTAGCTGGGCCGACTACATCAGGCTGATGTTCACCAATCCGGCCGCCGGTTCGGCGAGCCAGGATTACACGATCGCCAATGTCATTCTGTTGCCGCTGTTTTCGATCGTCGACGGCTATCGGCGCGGGTTGCGCCGGCCCTGGTTGTACTTTGTCGCGAGCTTGTTCACCAGCTTCGCGTTCGCGTTCGCCTTCTACTTCGCCACCATCGAGCGACAGCACCGGCACGCCCAACCGCGACAGACGGTCGACGCCTAG
- a CDS encoding class I SAM-dependent methyltransferase produces MAMNLLHRMRCSSAGWEKAVADQLLPWALSGVDLGRETLEIGPGYGATLRALLERPTSLTAVEVDGSMAARLTRRYGDRARVIHGDGTETGLPSDHFTSVVCFTMLHHIPTAVLQDRLFAEAFRVLQPGGAFAGSDGVPSLPFRLIHIADTYNPIAPDELPGRLGAAGFTDIRVDVAGGRQRWRASKPIAA; encoded by the coding sequence ATGGCGATGAACTTGCTTCACCGGATGCGTTGCAGCTCAGCAGGCTGGGAGAAAGCGGTGGCCGACCAGTTGTTGCCGTGGGCGTTGAGCGGGGTGGACCTCGGCCGCGAGACGTTGGAGATCGGACCCGGCTATGGCGCGACGCTGCGGGCGCTGCTCGAGCGGCCCACCTCGCTGACCGCCGTGGAGGTCGACGGCTCGATGGCCGCACGGTTGACCCGACGCTATGGGGACCGGGCGCGTGTCATTCATGGTGACGGCACCGAAACGGGTCTGCCCAGTGATCACTTCACTTCGGTGGTGTGCTTCACGATGCTGCACCACATTCCCACCGCCGTGTTACAGGACCGGCTGTTCGCCGAGGCGTTCCGCGTGCTGCAACCCGGAGGCGCGTTCGCCGGCAGCGACGGTGTGCCCTCGCTGCCCTTCCGGCTGATCCATATCGCCGACACCTACAACCCGATCGCGCCGGACGAACTGCCCGGGCGGCTGGGAGCGGCCGGCTTCACCGACATCCGCGTCGACGTCGCCGGCGGTCGGCAGCGGTGGCGTGCCAGCAAACCCATTGCTGCCTAG
- a CDS encoding AraC family transcriptional regulator, with the protein MSEIGHRGLVTSSLSLPPGARIERHRHPLHQVVYPSTGAVSVTTPAGSWITPANRAIWIPAGCWHEHQFHGHTQFHGVALDPDRYRGGPAAPTVLVVSPLVRELLIACSQADTATDTDEHHRMLAVLHDQLLKTAIREPLWVPTPVDSRLRQACALIADNLAEPLTLRQLGDRIGVSQRTLSRLFSDELAMTYPQWRTQLRLQQALALLAEHHDVTSVAARCGWATPSAFIDTYRRAFGHTPGQARK; encoded by the coding sequence ATGTCAGAAATCGGCCATCGCGGCCTGGTGACCTCGTCGCTGTCACTGCCACCGGGCGCGCGGATCGAGCGGCACCGCCATCCGTTGCATCAGGTCGTCTACCCGTCGACGGGCGCGGTCTCGGTCACCACGCCGGCGGGCAGCTGGATCACACCGGCCAACCGGGCCATCTGGATACCGGCGGGTTGCTGGCATGAACACCAGTTCCACGGACACACCCAGTTCCATGGCGTCGCGCTTGACCCGGACCGGTATCGCGGCGGGCCGGCCGCTCCGACCGTGCTGGTGGTCAGCCCGTTGGTGCGCGAACTGCTCATCGCTTGCTCGCAAGCCGACACCGCCACCGACACCGACGAGCACCACCGGATGTTGGCGGTGCTGCACGACCAGTTGCTGAAGACGGCCATCCGCGAGCCGCTCTGGGTGCCCACACCGGTCGACAGCCGGTTGCGCCAGGCGTGCGCGTTGATCGCCGACAACCTGGCCGAGCCGCTGACGTTGCGGCAACTCGGCGACCGCATCGGCGTCAGCCAGCGCACGCTGTCTCGCTTGTTCAGCGATGAGCTGGCCATGACGTATCCGCAGTGGCGCACTCAGTTACGGCTGCAGCAGGCGCTGGCGCTGCTCGCTGAGCACCATGACGTCACCTCGGTGGCCGCCCGCTGTGGCTGGGCCACGCCGAGCGCCTTCATCGACACCTACCGCCGGGCCTTCGGGCACACCCCGGGTCAGGCGCGCAAGTGA
- the serS gene encoding serine--tRNA ligase codes for MIDLKLLRDDPDAVRRSQLSRGEDPALVDALLTADAARRAAISTADNLRAEQKTASKSVGKASAEERPALLQRAKELAEQVKAAEAEQAQSESAFTAAHMAISNVVLDGVPAGGEDDYAVLDVVGEPATLDNPKDHLELGESLGLIDMQRGAKVSGSRFYFLTGRGALLQLGLLQLALGVAVDNGFIPMIPPVLVRPEVMAGTGFLGAHADEVYRVEADDLYLVGTSEVPLAGYHSGEILDLSGGPLRYAGWSSCFRREAGSYGKDTRGIIRVHQFDKMEGFVYCTPDQAEVEHERLLGWQREMLARIEVPYRVIDVAAGDLGSSAARKFDCEAWVPTQQAYRELTSTSNCTTFQARRLGTRYRDANGKPRTAATLNGTLGTTRWLVAILENHQQPDGSVRVPQALVPFVGTELLEPVG; via the coding sequence GTGATCGACCTGAAGCTCCTCCGGGACGACCCCGACGCCGTGCGCCGCTCGCAACTGAGCCGCGGTGAGGATCCGGCACTGGTGGATGCGCTGCTGACGGCCGATGCCGCGCGCCGGGCCGCGATATCGACCGCGGACAACCTGCGCGCCGAACAGAAGACCGCCAGCAAGAGCGTGGGCAAGGCATCGGCAGAGGAACGACCGGCGCTGCTGCAGCGGGCTAAAGAACTCGCCGAACAGGTCAAAGCCGCCGAAGCAGAGCAGGCCCAGTCCGAGTCGGCGTTCACTGCCGCGCACATGGCAATCTCGAACGTCGTCCTGGACGGGGTACCAGCCGGCGGAGAAGACGATTACGCCGTGCTGGACGTGGTGGGTGAGCCCGCAACGCTGGACAACCCGAAGGACCACCTGGAACTCGGGGAGTCACTCGGCCTGATCGACATGCAGCGCGGGGCGAAGGTGTCCGGTTCGCGGTTTTACTTCCTGACCGGTCGCGGTGCACTGCTGCAGCTGGGGCTGCTGCAGCTGGCCTTGGGAGTCGCCGTCGACAACGGGTTCATCCCGATGATCCCGCCGGTGCTGGTGCGTCCGGAGGTGATGGCCGGCACCGGTTTCCTGGGTGCCCACGCCGACGAGGTGTACCGGGTGGAGGCCGATGATCTGTACCTGGTCGGCACGTCGGAGGTGCCGTTGGCCGGTTACCACTCCGGCGAGATCCTGGATCTGTCCGGCGGACCGCTGCGCTACGCGGGATGGTCATCGTGCTTCCGGCGGGAGGCTGGCAGCTACGGCAAGGACACCCGCGGCATCATCCGGGTGCACCAGTTCGACAAGATGGAAGGCTTCGTCTACTGCACCCCCGACCAGGCCGAAGTCGAACATGAGCGGCTGCTGGGCTGGCAGCGCGAGATGCTGGCACGCATCGAGGTGCCCTACCGGGTCATCGACGTCGCCGCGGGTGATCTGGGCTCCTCTGCCGCGCGCAAGTTCGACTGCGAGGCGTGGGTTCCGACGCAGCAGGCTTACCGGGAACTGACGTCGACGTCGAACTGCACCACCTTCCAGGCGCGGCGGCTGGGCACCCGCTACCGCGATGCCAACGGCAAGCCGCGGACCGCGGCCACCCTGAACGGAACGCTGGGCACCACCCGGTGGCTGGTTGCGATCCTGGAGAACCACCAGCAGCCCGACGGCAGCGTCCGGGTTCCGCAGGCGTTGGTGCCGTTCGTCGGCACGGAGTTGCTCGAGCCGGTGGGCTGA
- a CDS encoding septum formation family protein, with product MLDAPEQEPLPVADPVSPVDEPAAGFRWPRGLQATATRRALLLTALGGLLIAGVVTAIPEVATGGRLTGYMDNNPVPSTNSKTNAAFNRATSGSCLNWPDGTPESASIVNCADDHRFEVAASIDMRTFPGSEYGPNASPPSPARIQQISQEQCEPAVQRYLGPKFDPNSKFTVSMLWSGDRAWRQAGDRRMLCGLQLPGPNNQQVAFKGKVADIDQSKVWPAGTCLGIDPATNQPVDVPVDCAAPHAMEVTGTVNLSEKFPGALPAEPDQDGFIKDTCTKMTDAYLAPIKLRTTTLTLIYPTVSLASWSAGSREVACSIGATLGNGGWATLLNSAKGPLLINGQPPLAPPDIPQERLNLPPVPVQLPSAAPSAPTQQQQVPTIPPGNQHLPGQQPAAPPSQAPSSPSSQAPAPQAPAAPPPVEGGAPPVAPEPQGPAPAEPPPAG from the coding sequence ATGTTGGACGCGCCCGAGCAGGAACCGCTACCTGTCGCCGATCCGGTCTCCCCTGTGGACGAGCCGGCGGCCGGATTTCGCTGGCCGCGCGGCCTGCAGGCGACCGCGACCAGGCGTGCGTTGCTGCTCACCGCGTTGGGCGGGCTGCTGATCGCCGGGGTCGTCACGGCGATCCCCGAGGTCGCCACCGGCGGCCGGCTGACCGGCTACATGGACAACAACCCGGTACCCAGCACCAACAGCAAGACGAACGCGGCCTTCAACCGGGCCACCAGCGGCAGCTGCCTGAACTGGCCCGATGGCACGCCGGAATCGGCCTCCATCGTCAACTGCGCCGACGACCACCGGTTCGAAGTCGCCGCATCGATCGACATGCGGACGTTCCCCGGTTCGGAATATGGCCCCAACGCCAGCCCCCCGTCCCCGGCCCGGATCCAGCAGATCAGCCAGGAACAGTGCGAGCCCGCCGTGCAGCGCTACCTGGGTCCCAAGTTCGATCCCAACAGCAAGTTCACCGTCAGCATGCTGTGGTCCGGTGACCGCGCCTGGCGCCAGGCCGGCGACCGGCGCATGCTGTGCGGTCTGCAGCTTCCCGGACCCAACAACCAGCAGGTCGCGTTCAAGGGCAAGGTCGCCGACATCGACCAGTCCAAGGTGTGGCCGGCCGGCACCTGCCTGGGCATCGACCCGGCCACCAATCAGCCCGTCGACGTTCCGGTCGACTGCGCCGCGCCGCACGCGATGGAAGTCACCGGAACCGTGAACCTGTCCGAGAAGTTCCCCGGCGCGCTGCCCGCCGAGCCCGACCAGGACGGGTTCATCAAAGACACCTGCACCAAGATGACCGATGCGTATCTGGCGCCGATCAAGCTGCGCACGACGACGCTGACGTTGATCTACCCGACGGTGTCGCTGGCCAGTTGGTCGGCGGGTAGCCGCGAGGTGGCGTGCAGCATCGGCGCCACGCTGGGCAACGGCGGCTGGGCCACCCTGCTCAACAGCGCCAAGGGGCCGCTGCTGATCAACGGTCAACCCCCGCTGGCGCCGCCCGACATCCCGCAGGAGCGGCTCAACCTCCCGCCGGTTCCCGTGCAATTACCCAGCGCGGCGCCCTCCGCGCCGACGCAGCAGCAGCAGGTGCCCACCATCCCGCCGGGAAATCAGCACCTCCCCGGCCAGCAGCCGGCGGCGCCGCCGTCGCAGGCGCCGTCCTCACCGTCGAGCCAAGCGCCCGCTCCCCAGGCCCCGGCCGCGCCCCCGCCGGTCGAGGGTGGGGCGCCCCCGGTAGCGCCCGAACCACAGGGTCCGGCTCCGGCCGAGCCGCCGCCGGCGGGCTAA
- a CDS encoding metallopeptidase family protein: MPVRMDPQRFDDLVSDALDLIPPELAAAMDNVVVLVADRHPEDDDLLGLYEGVALTERDSDYAGTLPDAITIFRAALLDVCESEEEVVEQVAITVIHEIAHHFGIDDDRLDELGWA, from the coding sequence GTGCCGGTGCGGATGGACCCGCAGCGGTTCGACGACTTGGTGTCCGACGCACTTGATCTCATCCCGCCGGAACTGGCGGCGGCCATGGACAACGTCGTGGTGCTGGTCGCCGACCGACACCCCGAAGACGACGACCTGCTCGGACTCTACGAGGGGGTGGCCCTGACCGAGCGTGACTCTGACTACGCCGGCACGCTGCCCGACGCGATCACGATCTTCCGCGCAGCCTTACTGGACGTCTGCGAATCCGAGGAGGAGGTGGTCGAGCAGGTGGCGATCACCGTGATCCACGAGATCGCCCATCACTTCGGTATCGATGACGACCGGCTCGACGAATTGGGTTGGGCCTGA
- a CDS encoding histidine phosphatase family protein — protein MSGRLVLVRHGQSYANVERRLDTRPPGAALTPLGRDQARAFALGGNARPTLLAHSIATRAVETAGVIAAELDLSPLRLDGIHEVQVGKLENRSDDDAIAEFNAIYDRWHHGELDVALPGGETGNDVLDRYLPVLTELRMRYLDDDAWDGDIVVVSHGAAIRLASAVMAGVDGGFVLDNHLENAESVVLTPVTDGRWSCVRWGARTPPFYPEPGATPVSDAVASSTDPMG, from the coding sequence ATGAGTGGTCGGTTGGTGCTGGTTCGGCACGGCCAGTCCTATGCGAACGTCGAGCGCAGGCTGGACACCCGCCCTCCCGGGGCGGCGCTGACCCCGTTGGGTCGCGATCAGGCGCGGGCGTTCGCGCTGGGCGGTAACGCCCGGCCGACCTTGCTGGCGCATTCCATCGCCACCCGAGCCGTCGAGACGGCCGGGGTGATCGCCGCCGAACTGGACTTGTCTCCGCTGCGGTTGGACGGCATCCACGAGGTTCAGGTCGGGAAGTTGGAGAACCGCAGCGACGACGATGCGATCGCCGAGTTCAACGCCATCTATGACCGCTGGCACCACGGTGAGCTGGACGTGGCTCTGCCCGGCGGGGAGACCGGCAACGACGTCCTGGACCGGTATCTGCCGGTATTGACGGAATTGCGGATGCGCTACCTGGACGACGACGCGTGGGATGGTGACATCGTCGTGGTCAGCCACGGGGCGGCCATTCGCTTGGCATCCGCCGTTATGGCCGGGGTCGACGGCGGGTTCGTCTTGGACAATCACCTCGAGAACGCCGAATCGGTGGTGCTGACACCGGTCACCGACGGGCGGTGGAGCTGTGTGCGCTGGGGTGCGCGTACGCCGCCGTTCTATCCCGAACCGGGCGCGACGCCGGTGAGCGACGCCGTGGCGTCAAGCACCGACCCGATGGGTTGA
- the pheA gene encoding prephenate dehydratase: MARIAYLGPEGTFTEAALLQITGAGLVPSHGPESLQRLPVESTPAALDAVRDGGADYACVPIENSIDGSLAPTLDSLAIGSPLQVFAETTLDVAFSIVVRAGISGAEVRTVAAFPVAAAQVRQWLNAQLPGVELRPAYSNADAARQVADGQVDAAVTSPLAASHWGLATLAEGVVDESNARTRFVLIGPPGPPPARTGADRTSVVLRIDNVPGALLLALTEFGMRGIDLTRIESRPTRTGLGTYMFFVDCVGHIDDDAVAEALKALHRRCADVRYLGSWPASQPSGVPPPNSDEASRWLARLREGKPDPGSGTGETAQ, from the coding sequence GTGGCCCGCATCGCGTATCTCGGTCCGGAAGGCACCTTCACCGAAGCGGCGCTGCTCCAAATCACCGGTGCCGGACTGGTGCCGTCCCACGGGCCCGAGAGCCTGCAGCGGTTGCCCGTGGAGAGCACTCCGGCCGCGCTGGACGCCGTGCGCGATGGCGGCGCCGACTACGCCTGCGTGCCCATCGAGAACTCCATCGACGGGTCGCTGGCGCCGACGTTGGACAGTCTGGCCATCGGCTCGCCGCTGCAAGTGTTTGCCGAGACCACCTTGGACGTGGCATTCAGCATCGTGGTTCGGGCCGGGATCAGCGGCGCCGAGGTGCGAACTGTGGCGGCGTTCCCGGTGGCGGCCGCGCAGGTGCGCCAGTGGCTCAACGCGCAGTTGCCCGGCGTCGAGTTGCGCCCGGCGTACTCCAACGCCGACGCTGCCCGGCAGGTCGCCGACGGCCAGGTGGACGCGGCGGTGACCTCACCGCTGGCCGCCTCCCACTGGGGCTTGGCCACGTTGGCTGAAGGCGTCGTCGACGAGTCCAACGCGCGTACCCGCTTCGTTCTCATCGGCCCGCCAGGCCCACCCCCCGCGCGTACCGGAGCCGACCGCACCTCGGTGGTGTTGCGCATCGACAACGTGCCCGGCGCGTTGTTGCTGGCGCTCACCGAGTTCGGCATGCGCGGCATCGACCTCACCCGCATCGAATCACGGCCCACCCGAACGGGCTTGGGGACCTACATGTTCTTCGTCGACTGTGTCGGGCACATCGACGATGACGCCGTCGCCGAGGCACTCAAGGCGCTGCACCGGCGTTGTGCTGATGTGCGGTACCTGGGTTCCTGGCCGGCCAGCCAACCCAGCGGCGTGCCACCGCCGAACTCCGATGAGGCCTCGCGATGGTTGGCTCGGCTGCGGGAGGGAAAGCCCGATCCGGGCAGCGGCACGGGGGAGACGGCGCAATGA